The genomic window ATGGCACTACCTCCCTGGCTAAGTTTCCAAAACTCTATCATAGGGTTGCAAAGGTTGTCAAGAGGTTTTATAATATTTTCTCTAAGGGTGCGTAGCTCAATGGCAGAGCGGGCGGCTCATAACCGCCCGGTTGGGGGTTCGAGTCCTCCCGCACCCATTAGTTTATAAATTTTTCAAGCACATCACCAAAGAAAACAAATATGCCTATTCTAATAGCTCTTGCAATAAGGCTTGCTAAGATAAAACTCCACAGGGGCATGTGAAAGAGCCCCGCAAGCCAGCAAACCAGCTTATAGGGTTCTCCTATGAGCACCGCCCAAAAGCCGTATCTGTTAAAGAGGGCTTCCCCCTTCAGGTAAAGTCTCTGACCAAAAACCTTTCTTACAAAGGCTTCTCCCAAGATTCTTGCAAGATAGTAGGCAACCAGAGCACCTAATATATTTCCTGCAAAGGCTACAAAGCCTGCAGTGTATGGACTTAGCTTGAATATGGGAGCACTCACTATAAAGGGATATGGTGGCACTGGCTGCATTATGGATTCTGTGAAAGAAAGTATAAAGAGTGCAGTGTAGCCATGCTCCTGCACAAACTCTTCCGCCCATCTTTTTAACTCAGGGAAAAAGTGTTCCAACACTAAAGGACTACCTCCATAAAGTCCTTCGCAGGTATCACTGGTATTCCGTATTTTTGAGATAGCTCTTTTGCAACCCTTTCAGGGTCATGTTGTAAAAGAAACTCATACCCAAAGTGTGTTAGTATGACCTTTTTAGGTCTTAAACCACATATCAACCTTTCCGCATCTTCAACGGTAAGGTGGTCTATGGGTTTTGTCTTCCTGTAGAGTGTGGTGTTTATTATCATCACATCTACATTATGTGGATACATCTGTAGCATCCTCTCTTCATAAAGAGCACAGGAAACGTAAAGAATTCTGTCGTTGAAGAGGAGTGCATAGGTCTCTGCACCATGATGTGTATGTTTCATCACAGCCTTTACACTCACTGATTTGTAGGAGAGGAGTTCACCTTCTCTAAGAAAACCTTCCATCACAAGCCTTTCTCTTATAAAGGGCAGAACCACTCTGTGATGCCCCTCAAAGGCGGACTTTGGAGCAAAGAGAGCTACATGTCTTATCTTTCCTCCGTCCGTGGCAGATTCTATGACCGCATTTACATCTGAAGAGTGGTCAAGATGTATGTGGGATAAGACTACCAAGTCTATGCTTCTTGGGTCCACCCCAAGCTGATGAAGATAAACAAAGGCACCAGGACCAGGGTCTACATGCACCAGCGAATCAGATAAAAAAAGCAAAAAGCCCCCAGACCTCCGCAAAAATCTAAAAACGCTTGCCCTACCGCCTGCAGTTCCAAGAAAGAGTATCTTATCCAACTCAGTATAGAATTATAGACCCGCTGGGACAATCCTCTGCCACCTGAAGGATGTCCTCATATACATTCTCTATAGGCACCCTTATGATAACAAGGGGGATGCCATCCCCCTTGTCCACAAAAACCTCTGGGAGCCTGTCGTAGCAAAGCTCACAAGCGGTGCACGTATCTATGTCAACCCTTACGCTTACACTTCTTCTGTTATGATAGACCCACTGGGACATTCGTCGGTAACCTCTTTGACCTCGCTTTCAAGCTCTGCAGGGACAAGCATCCAGCCATCGGGCCCAGGGCTGACCACTTCTGCTATGCCATCGCCCCTGTTTTTGTAGACCTCGGGAACCCTGTCATAGCAGAGCTCGCATGAGGTACAGGTATCTGGATCAACCTTGGTCTTCAGAGCCATATTAACACCTCCTTAAAAGTTTGGGTTTATAAAATATATCACAGGTTTAGTTTATCAACATATATTTAATCATATCTTTCCGATAGCCTCCGCCACAGTCTTTCCTATAAAGGCAGGGTTTTCTATTACCGTCACGCCTGCTTCCCTTAAGGCTTGCATTTTTGCTTGAGCTGTGCCTTTGCCTCCACTTATTATAGCACCCGCATGTCCCATACGCCTTCCCGGTGGTGCGGTTATGCCTGCAATGTAGGCAAATACTGGCTTTTTCACGTGCTCCTTTATATACTCCGCCGCTTCTTCTTCCGCAGTTCCACCTATTTCTCCTATCATAAGTATAGCCTCGGTTTTTGGGTCTTGGTTAAACATGGCTATAACGTCTTTGTGAGAAAGCCCATGAACTGGGTCTCCACCTATTCCCACCGCAGTGGACTGTCCAAGTCCAAACTGAGTGAGCTGATAGGATGCCTCGTAGGTAAGCGTCCCACTTCTTGAAACTATGCCTATAGAACCTCTTTTGAAGATATGCCCTGGCATTATGCCCACCTTTGCCTCGCCTGGGGTTATCACTCCTGGGCAGTTTGGACCTATAAGCTTGGCGTTGGGATAGTTTTTCTTCATGTAGTCTTTCACCATCATCATGTCTCTAACTGGTATGCCTTCTGTTATACATACCACGAGCTCTATGCCTGCATCCAGAGCTTCCACTATGGCATCTCCTGCAAAGGCTGGTGGGACAAAGATAAGTGAGCAGTTAGCACCAGTTTCTCTGACAGCATCTTCCACAGTGTTAAAGACAGGTATACCCTCTACAGACTGACCTCCTTTGCCAGGAGTAACACCTGCCACTACCTGAGTGCCATAGGCTTTGCATTGGATAGCATGGAAAGAGCCTTCCTTTCCTGTTATGCCTTGGACTAAGACTTTTGTGTTTTTGTCTACAAGGATTGACATGACTTAACCTCCTTATAAATTTTTGCAATTTTTCTTTCCAGAAGCTCAGCTAACCTTAGGTAAGCAGGTTTGAGTCTCCCATCAAAGTTTTTGAAATACTTACATAATTCCTTCAATGTAGTTCCTTCCTTGAAAAGCACTTTCATTATTCCATCTTCTTCCCATAAAGCCTCGTTCTCAACTATTTTCTTCCAAGTGCTTACTGATAAGCCCTTTAATTTAGTAAAACTATCTTCTACATCTGAGTCATAGTCTATTACTGGAAAATCTGGTAGGGTTTTCTTCCAGCTTTCTATACAACATACCAAATTATCCCAATCTTGACCTATACGGAAAAATTCAAATAACTCTCTGCCATAAAAAAGATAAACCTCCAAGTTAAAAAAACTACTAAGCTCTCTTAACTTGCTCTCGTAATAATTTTTGTTCTTCTGAAAGGTATTGTCAATGAAATACATTATTCCCGCTAAGTTCTCATACTCGCCATAAACCTCAATAAACGCCTCTAACTTCCTTTGAAAATTAAAAATCTGTCCTTCCTTTTTAGACGAGTCATGGTCGTCTCTAACCTTTACTTCTATTAAATATGCAGATTTATCGCCTTCAAGCAGTATATCCACGCTAAGATTTTTTCCATTGGAAGTTAATCTCTCGTTTACCTTTGAATTGAAACCCTGTTCCTTAAAAATATTCGCTATTATATCTTCCATAGCATCACCAAATTTAATCTCGTGAGATTGCAGTAGAAATTGTATAGCTTTCGCATAGGGCTTAGTAGGTCTGAAAAGTCCTATAAACCTTTCTGGATTTTCCGCTAATCTCTCAATAAGTTCTTGTTTATCTTTACCAAATATGGCATCGTTTAGGACAGAAATTATATCTTCACACTTCATGTTTTAACCTGTTCGTATAGTGATTTAGTTCTTATAGAAGCTAACCTCTTTACTGTCCAGTCTACATATTCCTCCTTCTTTTCTATCATAGTCCACCTTCGACCAAGCATGCTTGCGGTATAGCCAGTAGTCCCAACTCCAGCCATAGGGTCTAAAATAAGGTCTCCCTCCCTTGTAGAGACAAGAATTATTCTTTTAAGAAGTTCAACGGGTTTTTGTGTGGGATGAACTTTTTTGCCCTTTTCATCCTTTAGTCTTTCCTCCCCTGTGCATATGGGTATTCTCCACACATTCTCGTAAACCTTTCCAATGCCAAAGGCTTTTGCGTATTCTTTGTTAAAGGTGTATTTTTTGACGCTTTTGTCCTTTACAGCCCATATAAGTGTTTCTGTGGCGTTTGTAAACCTAACTCCAAGCCAATTAGGCATAGGGTTAGTTTTTAGCCATATAACATCGTTTAATATCCAAAAGCCCATATCTTGCATTATCTTGCCCCAGCGGTGGATGTTATGGTATGTTCCTATAACCCACAGAGTTGCGGTTTCTTTCATCACTCTTTTTACCCCTTCTAAAACCTCTTCCACAAAGCTATCGTAGGCTTGGAAGTTTTCAAAGTTGTCCCACTCCTCGCACACTCCGTTAACCTCTGTGCGAACCTTCCATCTCCTTAACTGCTTTTTTGGAAGCTGAAGAAAGTAAGGTGGGTCTATAAAAACCATATCAAAAATACCATCTGGTAGCTTATCCATTACAGTCCTGCAGTCTCCGTGTATAAGAGTGTTTTCTGGAATAGAGCCAGTAAAGTCTTCTTCCCTTACCACACTAAAGTCCATTTCTTGCCAACTCCACCGCCTTCTTTGCCCCATCCCACATATCCACTGCGTTTATAAAGTTCAGTCCAGATTCAGCTAAAAGTCTTCTGCCTTCTTCTACGTTTGTCCCCTCCATACGAACCACAACGGGAACCTTTATTTCCACCATCTTTGCAGCCTCTATAAGACCATTGGCAAGCCTGTCGCATCTAAGGATACCACCAAAGATGTTTATAAAGACCGCTTTTACATTCTGGTCCGCCATAAGTATCCTAAAGGCGTTGGCTATCTGTTCCACGTTGGCACCACCGCCCACATCAAGGAAGTTGGCAGGCTCTCCTCCTGCAAGCTTTATTATGTCCATTGTGGTCATAGCAAGCCCTGCACCGTTTACCATACATCCTATGTTTCCATCCAGCTTTATGTAGTTAAGGTTATACCTCTTTGCTTCCACCTCAAGAGGGTCAAGCTGAGTGAGGTCTTCAAGCTCTTCAAGGTCCTTGTGCCTTATTAGGGCATTGTCGTCAAGCTCCACCTTTGCGTCAAGAAGCACAAGGCTTCCTTCTTTTGTAAGGACAAGTGGGTTTATCTCCACAAGGCTTGCATCAAGGTCTATATATGCCTTGTAGAGAGCCAAAGCTATCTTTACAAACTCGTTTACAGGAAGTCCAAGTTTAAAGGCTATCCTTCTTGCCTGAGAAGGCATAAGACCTAACGCTGGGTCTATATGGAGCATGTGTATGGCTTCTGGTTTTTCCTTGGCAACCTCCTCTATTTCCATTCCACCCTCCGCAGAAGCCATCAAAACGGGTTTAGAAACCGCCCTATCAAGGGTTATAGAGAGGTAGTATTCCCTTTCTATGTTGGTAGCCTTTTCTATCCATACCCTGCTTACAGGTTTTCCGTCAGGACACTGGAAGGTCTTAAGCACTTTCCCAAGCATACCCTCCACCGCTTGCTGGAGCTCTTCTGCGTTTTTGACTAACTTTACACCGCCAGCCTTTCCACGCCCACCGCAGTGCACCTGAGCCTTTACCACAAGAGGAAACTCTCCAAGCTCTTCGCACGCCTGCAGGGCTTCTTGAAGGCTAAAGGCTACTCTTCCCTCTGGTACAGGAAGACCATATCTTTTCAAAAGCTCCTTTGCCTGATGCTCGTGCAGTTTCATGCCTGCCTCCGTGAAGGTTTGTAAGTTAAAAGATTATAGCAAAGCTCATAAATTTTTGCCACCAAGCTCAAAAACTAACCGCTTAAACCTCTCTCCCCTTTCCTTGTAATCTCTAAACATATCAAAGGAAGCACAGGCTGGAGAAAAGAGGATAACATCTCCCCGTCTGGCAAACTCAAAAGCTCTTGATACCGCAGACTCAAGGTCTTTCTCCACATAGACCTCGCAACCCTGCCAAGCCTTTGCGATCTTCTCCTTTGCCTCACCTATGAGAATGCCGAGCCTTGTCTTTTTCTTAACAAGCTCCTTTATACTTTCAAAATCTCCACCCTTGTCCTTTCCACCTGCTATTAGGATAACCTTGCCATCTTCAAAACTTTCAAGGGCGGACCTTAAGGCGTTAACGGTGGTAGACTTAGAATCGTTGTATACCTCTACACCACCAAAACTTCCCATATACTCCATCCTATAAGGCAGTCCAGAAAAGCTATAGAGAACTTCCTGTATTATCTCCTTCTCCACACCCATAAGTCTTGCCATAGCACTTGCAAAAAGGGCATTGTGCCAGTTGTGTTTCCCCTTTATCTTGAGCTTCTCCACCTCAAAAAGCTCCTCGCCGAGAAAGTAGGCTCTGCCTTCCTTTATGTATCCTTGCATACCCTCTTCAAGGAGGAAAAACTTTTTTGCATCACTTGGAGTTTCTCTTATTCTTGGGTCTTTTGCGTTCAATAAGAGAAAGTCTTCTTCCCTTTGCCTTGAAAAGATGTTTCTTTTGCTCTCAAGGTAATCTTGGAGGCTCGGATGCCAATCAAGGTGGTCCTCCGAAAAGTTTAAAAAAGCCCCTCCTATGGGTCTAAAGGTTTTTAGAGTTTTACCCTGAAAGGAGGAGACCTCAAGCGCCGCAAGGCAAGAGGGATTGCTTAAGACTATCTCAGAGAGAGGCTTGCCTGCGTTCGCCCCCTCCTCCACGTTGGCATAGACCTCTTTTAGCATAAGGTATGTAAGCCTTGTAGTGGTAGACTTCCCGTCTGTGCCAGTGATAGCTAAGGCTCTGCCCTCAAAGAACCTCCAAGCGAGCTCAAGCTCTCCTATGACTTCTACTCCCTTCTCTTGTGCTTTTTTCCAAAGTGCGTGGTGCGGTGGTATGCCCGGAGAGAGAACCACCGTATCCACTATATGGAGGAACTCTTCAAAGCTATCACCCTTCGCATCGTCTCCTGCATATACCTCAAAGCCCTTAGCCTTCAAAAGGTTAACCGCAGACCTTCCGCTAACGCCAAGACCCCAGACAAGAACTCTCTTCATTGAGTTTAAAATTCTATCATGGCACTTCAGGACAAGGAAAGGTGGGACTTTAAATATCTACAGGGTTGGCAAAGCACGCTCCACAAAACCTTGGTTGAATTTTACACCTATGCACCTGTTGGAAGGGCACTTGAGATAGCTTGTGGAACTGGAGAGAATGCGATTTTTCTTGCAAAGCAAGGCTTTACTGTAGATGCAATTGATATATCTATTGTTGCACTCAAAAAGGCAAGAAGGCAAGCCAATGAAAGGAATCTTAAAGTGAATTTTATATGTGCTGACCTTGACTACTTTGTATTGAAAGAAGATACATATAACCTTGTTGTGAACTTCTATTATCTAAATAGAAGACTTATACCCCAAATAAAGAAGGCTCTAAAGCCTAATGGTTTGATTATCTTTGAAACCTACAATGAAAGGCATACCCTTATAAAAAGGGACTTTAATCCCGATTACCTTCTTAAGGAGGGAGAGCTTTCCAGATTTTTTGAGGACTTTAGAGTAGTTTTTTACAAGGAGGAGTTTAACATATCCACGCTTGTAGCCTTTAAGTAAGCTCCTTGTGTATGCCTTCCATGTATATCCTTTCAAGAATCTTTCTTGCTATAGGTGCAGCGACCGCACCTCCAGAGCCTCCATGTTCTACAAGTACTCCTATCACAAAAACAGGGTCTCTGTAAGGTGCAAAACCCACAAACCATGCATGGTCTCTAAGATGATAAGGGAGGTTTCTTCTTCTTGCACTGTGGATAGAGACCTGAGCAGTTCCCGTTTTGCCTGCTATATCAACGATTGTGGAATAGGCAGAGGTAGCAGTTCCTGACCTTACTACATCTCTAAGTGCTTCCCTAACAATGGCAAAATGCTCTGGCTTAGCTTTTACCAACTTATAAACGCTCTTGCCGGCTTTCCATATTACCCTTCCGCTTGCGTCTCTTTTTTCCTTTACCAGCAGAGGTTTGTATATAACCCCATTATTGGCTATCGCCATCATCATAAGAGTTTGCTCAAAGAGGGTAGCCTTCATGTATCCTTGCCCTATAGACATGTTAACCGTGTCTCCACCATACCATGGCTCTTTTACTTTGCTTCTTTTCCATTCTGGGGTTGGTATAAAACCTTTTGCAATAGGAAGGTCAAAGGGTATGTTTTCTCCGTAAGAAAAGCTCCTGAGAGTTCTTTCTATCTCCCTTGGACCAAGTTTGTAGTAGCCAAAATGATAAAAGTAGACGTCGCAAGAGTCTTTTATTGCTCCGTGTAGGTTCTCCCAGCCGTGTCCTGCCTTGTTCCAGCAGAAGAACTTTCTGTTTCCAAGCTCAAAATGTCCCCTGCATACAACACCTTCTCTTGGAGACACACCCTTTTCAAGCAAGGCTACTCCCAATGCAGGCTTTATAACCGATGCAGGGGGATACTTTGCCTGTGTTGCCCTATTGAAAAGAGGTCTGAATTTATCACTGTTATATTGACTCCATAAGTCTGCTATTCTGTTGGGGTCAAAAGATGGGTAGCTTAGAAGTGCCAACACCTCACCAGTCCTCGTATCCATTATAAGAACCGCACCAGCCTTGTGTCCAGAGTCTCTAAAGACCTCATAGGCTATTTTCTGTATTCTTGAGTCTATGGTGGTTAAAAGGGTTATGCCCTTCTTTGGCTCTTCGTAGCCCAGATTTCCTATAACCCTTCCAATTGCGTTCACCATAACTTCCTCAGCCCCGACCCTGCCCAGAAGGTCTGTATCAAAAACCCCCTCAAGCCCATATACACCCACCAAACTCTGACTTCCGATCCTGTCCCCATATTTCTGATAGTGTCTTTCCGTAGGGTAGGAAACATAGCCTACCACATGGGCACATACCTCACCCAGAGGGTAGTTTCTTGTTGGCACCGTGTTTATAAAGACACCTGGTAGCTTGTAGCTGTAGTTATAGAATTTATCTATCTCTTCTTGTGTCTTTAGCTCTGTCAGGACAACCGGTTCTATTGCCTTTCTCTTTTTTATACTTTCATAATCCAGTTTAACTCCAAATATTTCTTCAACATTCATCAAAACCTCCCTAAGATTCCCTTCTTCTTGCAATTTTTGATGGTCAAGAAGGAGTATATACCTCGGAGTGTCATAAGCTAACTTTTCCCCTCTTCTGTCAAGAATATCCCCCCTCTGAGGATATATAACCCTCTTCCTCACGTAATTTCTTTGAGCAAGCTCTCTGTAGTATTCACCTCTAAAAAGTTGAAGGTAGAGCAATCTAAGGAAAATAAGAGCATAGACAAAGATACCTACAAGCATAAGGAATAAAAATCTCCTCCTACTCATGTTTCCTTACGAAAATATCTTCCTGAGATAAGGTAGAGGAAAAGAGCTTCAAAGGCAAGGCTCAGTGGCAAAAGCCATAGGTTAAGGTCCGCATAGTACTTTACCCTGAACAGAAGAACTACCCAGAGCTTTTCAAATAAAGAAAGCAGAAGGTAGGCAAGCAGTAAAGAGAGTTTGCTTGGGAGTTCAATCCTCAGTTTCATTATGTTAAAAAGAATAGCAAAGAAAATATGTCCTGACAGGTTCAATCCAAGAGAGTCCTGAAACAGGTCAAGGAAAAAACCCGTTATTATCGCCTTCCTAAGCCATCCATTGTCCTCCTTAAAGATATTAAGGAAAAGATAAACAAGGAGAAGATTAGGAGCCATGAGCATATTATGAAAGACAGCGATCAACACCGCACCTTGAAAATAGGCAAGCAAAAAGGCAACTATGTAGAACTTCATAACCTTTCTCTTATGACGAGAATAAGGTAAGCCCCTCTTACATCTGCGGAGGGTTTGACATCCACCTTCTTAAAAAAGCCCTTTCCATCATGAGACACTCGCTGAACAGTGCCGACCTTCAACTGAGGGAAGACTTTGCCCGGCACCCTTACATAAACCACATCGCCCACATTAATCTTGTCATCAACCTTGACGTGAAGTAAAGACCCCATGGGGAACCCACCTCTGTATATATACGCCTTATCTCCCACCCCAACGCTAAGCGTGAATTCCTCAGAGAAGACTGTTCTTATCCTTGAAGAGCTTCCATACACACTATCTACGATGCCCACCAAGTTCTCTCCAGAAAATACCAACATACCCTCAGATATATCCTTATCCTGTCCCTTATTTATAAGCACGAAGGTATCCCTACCTGATGGGTCGTAGGCAACCACATTTGCGTAAACTATTGAATATTTGCCTGAAGGAAGGGGAAGGTCTATGGCTTGGCTTAGGCTTTTCAGGTTGCTCTCGCAGGCAAGAAGTTGAGCCTTGTATAATTTATATTCTTCAAGCTCTTGCCTTAATCTATAGTTTTCTTCGCTCACATTTCTTAGAAACAGGTAAGTTTCCACTATCCTTTTTGTGTTTTCTTGGACATTTCCCTTTAGCTCAAAAAAGGGATAAACCGCCAACCTAAGGAGGTTATAAACCCGGCTTAGGTATGGCAATGCGGAAAGATTGATAAAATAAATTACAATGCTCAATAACAAAGCTATGGAAGGTGCAACAAATCCTTTCATATCATGGAAACTTTCCTTATCAGCTCTATATTATCAAGAACCTTTCCCACCCCTCTGGCTACTGCAGTTATAGGGTCTTCGCAGTAGTTGGTCTTTATGCCTGTTTCGCGCTCTATTCTCACATTGAGGTTCCTTAGGAGAGAGCCTCCTCCAGCCAAGGTTATACCCCTTTCTGCTATATCAGAAGCGAGTTCTGGTGGTGTCCTTTCCAAGGTAGACTTGACTGCGTTTATAATAGAAGACAGCACATCCTCAAGGGCTTCTGTAACATCTCTATTGCTTATTTTCACCACCTTTGGAAGTCCCGTTATGTCTCTTCCCTTTACTTCCATAAACCTTTCCTCTTCTTCGTATATGGCACTGCCAAGCTCTATCTTTGCCCTTTCTGCGGTTTGCTCACCTATAAGGAGATGATGTTTTTTCTTAACATGCTGTATTATAGCTTCCGTCATCTCATCGCCTGCTACCCTTATGGAATTGGAAACCACTATGCCCGCAAGAGAAATGACCGCTATCTCTGTAGTGCCACCACCTACGTCTACTACCATATTACCTATAGGGTCTTCTATTGGAAGCCCAGCACCTATGGCAGCGGCCATTGGCTCAGCTATGAGATAGACCTCTCTCGCTCCTGCACTTTTTGCAGCGTCAATGACTGCCCTTTTCTCCACCTGTGTAACCCCAGAGGGCACGCCTATGACAACCCTTGGCTTTGCCTTGAATATACTTCCCCCTATTGCTTTGTTTATAAAATAAGAAAGCATAACCTTAGTGGCTTCAAAGTCCGTTATCACACCGTCTCTGAGGGGTCTAACAGTTTGTATATTCTCGGGAGTTTTCCCAAGCATCTCCTTTGCCTCTTTACCTACCGCCAAAACTCTACCAGAACGCACATCAACTGCAACGATGGAGGGTTCATACAGCACTATGCCCTTTCCCTGAGCGTAAACCACCGTGTTGGCAGTGCCGAGGTCTATGCCTATATTA from Hydrogenobacter sp. T-8 includes these protein-coding regions:
- a CDS encoding YqaA family protein: MLEHFFPELKRWAEEFVQEHGYTALFILSFTESIMQPVPPYPFIVSAPIFKLSPYTAGFVAFAGNILGALVAYYLARILGEAFVRKVFGQRLYLKGEALFNRYGFWAVLIGEPYKLVCWLAGLFHMPLWSFILASLIARAIRIGIFVFFGDVLEKFIN
- a CDS encoding MBL fold metallo-hydrolase is translated as MDKILFLGTAGGRASVFRFLRRSGGFLLFLSDSLVHVDPGPGAFVYLHQLGVDPRSIDLVVLSHIHLDHSSDVNAVIESATDGGKIRHVALFAPKSAFEGHHRVVLPFIRERLVMEGFLREGELLSYKSVSVKAVMKHTHHGAETYALLFNDRILYVSCALYEERMLQMYPHNVDVMIINTTLYRKTKPIDHLTVEDAERLICGLRPKKVILTHFGYEFLLQHDPERVAKELSQKYGIPVIPAKDFMEVVL
- a CDS encoding ferredoxin, encoding MSQWVYHNRRSVSVRVDIDTCTACELCYDRLPEVFVDKGDGIPLVIIRVPIENVYEDILQVAEDCPSGSIILY
- a CDS encoding ferredoxin is translated as MALKTKVDPDTCTSCELCYDRVPEVYKNRGDGIAEVVSPGPDGWMLVPAELESEVKEVTDECPSGSIITEEV
- the sucD gene encoding succinate--CoA ligase subunit alpha encodes the protein MSILVDKNTKVLVQGITGKEGSFHAIQCKAYGTQVVAGVTPGKGGQSVEGIPVFNTVEDAVRETGANCSLIFVPPAFAGDAIVEALDAGIELVVCITEGIPVRDMMMVKDYMKKNYPNAKLIGPNCPGVITPGEAKVGIMPGHIFKRGSIGIVSRSGTLTYEASYQLTQFGLGQSTAVGIGGDPVHGLSHKDVIAMFNQDPKTEAILMIGEIGGTAEEEAAEYIKEHVKKPVFAYIAGITAPPGRRMGHAGAIISGGKGTAQAKMQALREAGVTVIENPAFIGKTVAEAIGKI
- a CDS encoding HpyAIV family type II restriction enzyme, which codes for MKCEDIISVLNDAIFGKDKQELIERLAENPERFIGLFRPTKPYAKAIQFLLQSHEIKFGDAMEDIIANIFKEQGFNSKVNERLTSNGKNLSVDILLEGDKSAYLIEVKVRDDHDSSKKEGQIFNFQRKLEAFIEVYGEYENLAGIMYFIDNTFQKNKNYYESKLRELSSFFNLEVYLFYGRELFEFFRIGQDWDNLVCCIESWKKTLPDFPVIDYDSDVEDSFTKLKGLSVSTWKKIVENEALWEEDGIMKVLFKEGTTLKELCKYFKNFDGRLKPAYLRLAELLERKIAKIYKEVKSCQSL
- a CDS encoding DNA-methyltransferase — its product is MDFSVVREEDFTGSIPENTLIHGDCRTVMDKLPDGIFDMVFIDPPYFLQLPKKQLRRWKVRTEVNGVCEEWDNFENFQAYDSFVEEVLEGVKRVMKETATLWVIGTYHNIHRWGKIMQDMGFWILNDVIWLKTNPMPNWLGVRFTNATETLIWAVKDKSVKKYTFNKEYAKAFGIGKVYENVWRIPICTGEERLKDEKGKKVHPTQKPVELLKRIILVSTREGDLILDPMAGVGTTGYTASMLGRRWTMIEKKEEYVDWTVKRLASIRTKSLYEQVKT
- the sucC gene encoding ADP-forming succinate--CoA ligase subunit beta, which gives rise to MKLHEHQAKELLKRYGLPVPEGRVAFSLQEALQACEELGEFPLVVKAQVHCGGRGKAGGVKLVKNAEELQQAVEGMLGKVLKTFQCPDGKPVSRVWIEKATNIEREYYLSITLDRAVSKPVLMASAEGGMEIEEVAKEKPEAIHMLHIDPALGLMPSQARRIAFKLGLPVNEFVKIALALYKAYIDLDASLVEINPLVLTKEGSLVLLDAKVELDDNALIRHKDLEELEDLTQLDPLEVEAKRYNLNYIKLDGNIGCMVNGAGLAMTTMDIIKLAGGEPANFLDVGGGANVEQIANAFRILMADQNVKAVFINIFGGILRCDRLANGLIEAAKMVEIKVPVVVRMEGTNVEEGRRLLAESGLNFINAVDMWDGAKKAVELARNGL
- the murD gene encoding UDP-N-acetylmuramoyl-L-alanine--D-glutamate ligase, which codes for MKRVLVWGLGVSGRSAVNLLKAKGFEVYAGDDAKGDSFEEFLHIVDTVVLSPGIPPHHALWKKAQEKGVEVIGELELAWRFFEGRALAITGTDGKSTTTRLTYLMLKEVYANVEEGANAGKPLSEIVLSNPSCLAALEVSSFQGKTLKTFRPIGGAFLNFSEDHLDWHPSLQDYLESKRNIFSRQREEDFLLLNAKDPRIRETPSDAKKFFLLEEGMQGYIKEGRAYFLGEELFEVEKLKIKGKHNWHNALFASAMARLMGVEKEIIQEVLYSFSGLPYRMEYMGSFGGVEVYNDSKSTTVNALRSALESFEDGKVILIAGGKDKGGDFESIKELVKKKTRLGILIGEAKEKIAKAWQGCEVYVEKDLESAVSRAFEFARRGDVILFSPACASFDMFRDYKERGERFKRLVFELGGKNL
- a CDS encoding class I SAM-dependent methyltransferase — protein: MALQDKERWDFKYLQGWQSTLHKTLVEFYTYAPVGRALEIACGTGENAIFLAKQGFTVDAIDISIVALKKARRQANERNLKVNFICADLDYFVLKEDTYNLVVNFYYLNRRLIPQIKKALKPNGLIIFETYNERHTLIKRDFNPDYLLKEGELSRFFEDFRVVFYKEEFNISTLVAFK
- the mrdA gene encoding penicillin-binding protein 2 gives rise to the protein MLVGIFVYALIFLRLLYLQLFRGEYYRELAQRNYVRKRVIYPQRGDILDRRGEKLAYDTPRYILLLDHQKLQEEGNLREVLMNVEEIFGVKLDYESIKKRKAIEPVVLTELKTQEEIDKFYNYSYKLPGVFINTVPTRNYPLGEVCAHVVGYVSYPTERHYQKYGDRIGSQSLVGVYGLEGVFDTDLLGRVGAEEVMVNAIGRVIGNLGYEEPKKGITLLTTIDSRIQKIAYEVFRDSGHKAGAVLIMDTRTGEVLALLSYPSFDPNRIADLWSQYNSDKFRPLFNRATQAKYPPASVIKPALGVALLEKGVSPREGVVCRGHFELGNRKFFCWNKAGHGWENLHGAIKDSCDVYFYHFGYYKLGPREIERTLRSFSYGENIPFDLPIAKGFIPTPEWKRSKVKEPWYGGDTVNMSIGQGYMKATLFEQTLMMMAIANNGVIYKPLLVKEKRDASGRVIWKAGKSVYKLVKAKPEHFAIVREALRDVVRSGTATSAYSTIVDIAGKTGTAQVSIHSARRRNLPYHLRDHAWFVGFAPYRDPVFVIGVLVEHGGSGGAVAAPIARKILERIYMEGIHKELT
- the mreC gene encoding rod shape-determining protein MreC; translated protein: MKGFVAPSIALLLSIVIYFINLSALPYLSRVYNLLRLAVYPFFELKGNVQENTKRIVETYLFLRNVSEENYRLRQELEEYKLYKAQLLACESNLKSLSQAIDLPLPSGKYSIVYANVVAYDPSGRDTFVLINKGQDKDISEGMLVFSGENLVGIVDSVYGSSSRIRTVFSEEFTLSVGVGDKAYIYRGGFPMGSLLHVKVDDKINVGDVVYVRVPGKVFPQLKVGTVQRVSHDGKGFFKKVDVKPSADVRGAYLILVIRERL
- a CDS encoding rod shape-determining protein encodes the protein MLGKLANLLGFIASNIGIDLGTANTVVYAQGKGIVLYEPSIVAVDVRSGRVLAVGKEAKEMLGKTPENIQTVRPLRDGVITDFEATKVMLSYFINKAIGGSIFKAKPRVVIGVPSGVTQVEKRAVIDAAKSAGAREVYLIAEPMAAAIGAGLPIEDPIGNMVVDVGGGTTEIAVISLAGIVVSNSIRVAGDEMTEAIIQHVKKKHHLLIGEQTAERAKIELGSAIYEEEERFMEVKGRDITGLPKVVKISNRDVTEALEDVLSSIINAVKSTLERTPPELASDIAERGITLAGGGSLLRNLNVRIERETGIKTNYCEDPITAVARGVGKVLDNIELIRKVSMI